In Marinobacter sp. LQ44, the following are encoded in one genomic region:
- a CDS encoding D-alanine--D-alanine ligase, with amino-acid sequence MSDLSHTNAQPYQASPELVKAFGRVAVFMGGDSAERAVSLKSGQAVLSALQSAGVDAFGIDVRGCLLKTVEAPEYDRVFIALHGRGGEDGTLQAILGQAGIPYTGSEVLASALAMDKLCTKYVFQGCGLPTPAFRAMTSAAEADEIIRSLGTPLSVKAAHEGSSIGIFKVHNVEELAEAYRKAAEIDDLVLVEQWIEGPEFTVSLLQDKALPAIGLSTDHTFYDYDAKYLADDTRYRIPCGLAPDDEVRLQHLALDAFRVLGCRTWGRVDIMQDADGEFWLLEANTVPGMTDHSLVPMAAKAAGISFEELVVRILKDTLPEATNA; translated from the coding sequence GTGAGTGATTTGAGTCATACCAACGCACAGCCCTATCAGGCATCACCGGAACTGGTGAAAGCCTTCGGGCGCGTGGCGGTCTTCATGGGGGGCGATTCCGCAGAGCGGGCGGTGTCCCTGAAGAGTGGCCAGGCTGTGTTGTCGGCGTTGCAGTCGGCCGGCGTTGATGCCTTTGGTATTGACGTGCGTGGCTGCCTGCTGAAAACCGTCGAAGCTCCGGAGTACGACCGGGTGTTTATTGCCCTGCACGGCCGGGGCGGCGAAGACGGCACCCTGCAGGCGATTCTGGGGCAGGCGGGCATTCCCTACACCGGCAGCGAGGTTTTGGCCTCGGCACTGGCAATGGACAAGTTATGTACCAAGTATGTATTCCAGGGCTGCGGTCTGCCAACGCCTGCATTCCGGGCCATGACCTCCGCCGCGGAGGCGGATGAGATTATCCGGAGCCTGGGCACACCGTTGAGTGTCAAGGCGGCCCACGAAGGTTCCAGTATCGGGATCTTCAAGGTTCACAATGTCGAAGAGCTGGCGGAGGCCTATCGAAAGGCAGCGGAAATCGATGATCTTGTGCTGGTGGAGCAGTGGATTGAGGGGCCGGAATTTACCGTCAGCCTGCTTCAGGACAAAGCTCTGCCGGCCATTGGCCTGAGTACAGACCATACCTTTTACGACTACGACGCCAAGTATCTGGCCGACGATACCCGGTACCGGATTCCGTGTGGCCTGGCCCCGGACGATGAAGTCCGGTTGCAGCACCTGGCGCTGGACGCCTTTCGGGTGCTCGGGTGCAGAACCTGGGGGCGGGTCGACATCATGCAGGATGCTGACGGCGAATTCTGGTTGCTGGAGGCGAACACTGTCCCTGGTATGACTGACCACAGCCTGGTGCCGATGGCCGCCAAGGCAGCAGGCATCAGCTTCGAAGAGCTGGTCGTGCGGATTCTCAAGGACACTCTGCCGGAGGCGACGAATGCTTGA
- a CDS encoding cell division protein FtsQ/DivIB, with the protein MLETLLIRSRAVPPEPPRRRGATSVGPERDRFGVLRGVLSAVPWLQVGLGATIVLLAAMVPWATDRLLTAMDQQIIAVDVRGDFVGDSSVAVERAAGAWIGKSYFATDLAEVKAELEQRPWVASAAVRRVWPGRLEIDIREKKPLAYWTDGRLVSRSGELFLPPNPEVAGRLPRLAGPDERVREVISMARTMSDQLAGYGLGFAGLSLEQRGAWTLTLSNGIEVVLGRDKVEQRFERFITVYENRLASRVDEVSRVDARYSNGVAVQWKSDVATAAPKS; encoded by the coding sequence ATGCTTGAAACATTACTGATCCGGAGCCGGGCGGTACCGCCCGAGCCGCCCCGGCGACGGGGGGCAACCTCGGTCGGACCGGAGCGGGACCGGTTTGGTGTGTTGCGAGGGGTATTGTCGGCGGTGCCCTGGCTGCAGGTGGGGCTGGGCGCGACCATTGTTCTGCTGGCGGCCATGGTGCCCTGGGCAACCGACCGGCTGCTTACCGCCATGGACCAGCAGATCATTGCGGTGGATGTGCGCGGAGACTTTGTTGGCGACAGCTCGGTGGCCGTGGAGCGTGCTGCCGGAGCCTGGATTGGCAAGAGTTACTTCGCTACCGATCTGGCGGAGGTGAAAGCCGAACTGGAACAGCGGCCCTGGGTAGCCTCGGCCGCGGTCAGGCGGGTTTGGCCAGGGCGGCTGGAGATCGACATCCGGGAGAAAAAGCCATTGGCGTATTGGACGGATGGCCGGCTGGTAAGCAGGTCAGGCGAGCTATTCCTGCCGCCAAACCCGGAAGTGGCGGGCAGATTGCCCAGGCTGGCGGGGCCGGATGAGCGGGTGCGAGAGGTGATTTCCATGGCCCGCACCATGAGTGACCAGTTGGCCGGCTACGGGCTCGGATTTGCTGGCTTGTCCCTGGAACAACGGGGCGCCTGGACACTCACGCTGTCAAACGGCATTGAGGTGGTTTTGGGGCGCGACAAGGTTGAGCAACGTTTTGAGCGTTTTATTACGGTTTATGAGAACCGCCTGGCTTCGCGAGTGGACGAAGTCAGTCGGGTTGATGCCCGCTACTCCAACGGCGTGGCGGTGCAGTGGAAGTCGGATGTGGCAACCGCCGCGCCGAAATCCTGA
- the ftsA gene encoding cell division protein FtsA, with protein MSSVETENMIVGLDIGTSKVVAIVGKRKMDGTIEVVGIGSHPSRGLKRGVVVNIETTVQAIQRAVEEAELMAGCRIHSVYAGIAGSHIKSLNSHGIVAIRDREVTQADIDRVIDAAQAVAIPADQKILHILPQEFVIDNQEGIKEPMGMSGVRLEAKVHLVTCAVNAAQNIEKCVKRCGLEVDDIILEQLASSHAILTEDEKELGVCVVDIGGGTTDIAVFTGGAIRHTAVIPIAGDQVTNDIAMALRTPTQNAEEIKIKYACALTQLAGADETIKVPSVGDRAPRDLSRQALAEVVEPRYEELFTLVQSELRRSGFEDMIPAGIVITGGSSTMEGVVELAEEIFHMPVRLACPQAVSGMTEVVNNPIYATGVGLLIHGFRQMDLGRAPVLKGEDAPSLIERMKAWFTGHF; from the coding sequence ATGTCATCGGTTGAAACGGAAAACATGATTGTCGGCCTGGATATCGGAACTTCCAAAGTGGTTGCGATTGTCGGCAAGCGCAAGATGGATGGAACCATCGAAGTGGTTGGTATTGGCTCACACCCGTCCCGCGGCCTCAAGCGGGGGGTGGTGGTGAATATCGAAACCACGGTTCAGGCCATCCAGCGGGCAGTGGAGGAAGCCGAGCTGATGGCTGGCTGCCGAATTCATTCGGTCTACGCAGGCATCGCGGGCAGTCATATCAAGAGCCTGAATTCCCACGGCATTGTGGCCATCCGCGACCGGGAAGTGACTCAGGCCGATATCGACCGGGTGATCGACGCGGCCCAGGCGGTTGCCATACCCGCGGATCAGAAAATCCTGCATATCCTGCCGCAGGAATTCGTGATCGATAACCAGGAAGGCATCAAGGAGCCCATGGGCATGTCCGGTGTGCGCCTGGAAGCCAAGGTGCACCTGGTGACCTGTGCGGTAAACGCGGCACAGAACATCGAGAAATGTGTGAAACGCTGCGGCCTTGAGGTAGACGACATCATTCTTGAGCAGCTGGCATCGAGCCACGCGATTCTGACCGAGGACGAAAAAGAGCTGGGTGTCTGTGTGGTGGATATCGGCGGGGGCACCACCGATATCGCGGTGTTTACCGGCGGTGCGATCCGCCATACCGCGGTGATTCCCATTGCCGGTGATCAGGTCACCAATGACATCGCCATGGCGCTGCGCACGCCAACGCAAAATGCCGAAGAGATCAAGATCAAATACGCCTGCGCGCTGACTCAGCTCGCCGGTGCCGATGAAACCATCAAGGTTCCGAGTGTCGGGGACCGGGCGCCCAGAGACCTGTCACGCCAGGCGCTGGCGGAGGTGGTGGAGCCCCGCTACGAGGAGCTGTTCACTCTGGTGCAGTCAGAACTTCGCCGGTCGGGATTCGAAGACATGATTCCCGCAGGCATCGTGATTACGGGCGGTTCGTCCACCATGGAAGGGGTGGTGGAGCTGGCCGAAGAAATCTTCCACATGCCGGTAAGGCTGGCCTGTCCGCAGGCGGTCTCCGGCATGACCGAAGTGGTCAACAACCCGATCTACGCCACGGGTGTGGGGTTGTTGATTCATGGCTTCCGGCAAATGGATCTTGGCCGGGCGCCGGTGCTCAAGGGGGAGGATGCCCCTTCCCTGATTGAGCGCATGAAAGCCTGGTTTACCGGTCACTTCTGA
- the ftsZ gene encoding cell division protein FtsZ: MFELVDSVQQNAVIKVVGVGGGGGNAVRHMLNSDIEGVEFICANTDAQALKDLDARQIIQLGGNITKGLGAGANPEVGRQSALEDRDRIAEALSGSDMVFITAGMGGGTGTGAAPVVAEVARELGILTVAVVTKPFQFEGGKRMSVAESGLKELGESVDSLITIPNEKLLAVMGKKTSLLDAFASANDVLLGAVQGIADLITRNGMINVDFADVKTVMSEMGNAMMGTGRATGENRAREAAEAAVRSPLLEDINLQGAKGILVNITAGMDLNLGEFSEVGDIVREFASDAATVVVGTVIDPEMTDELKVTVVATGLGGEREKPTKVVDNSRTLDGKTDYNQLDRPAVLRRRAVSQGNVALDQSKESEEQGVDYLDIPAFLRRQAD; this comes from the coding sequence ATGTTTGAACTCGTTGATAGTGTTCAGCAAAACGCAGTTATAAAGGTTGTCGGTGTTGGCGGCGGTGGCGGTAACGCCGTTCGTCACATGCTTAACAGCGACATTGAAGGTGTGGAATTTATCTGCGCCAACACAGACGCCCAGGCACTGAAAGACCTGGACGCCCGCCAGATTATCCAGCTTGGTGGCAACATCACCAAGGGCCTGGGTGCCGGTGCCAACCCGGAAGTGGGCCGTCAGTCTGCCCTGGAAGATCGTGACCGTATTGCCGAGGCGCTCAGTGGCTCGGATATGGTGTTTATCACCGCCGGTATGGGTGGTGGAACCGGCACCGGTGCCGCGCCTGTTGTCGCGGAAGTCGCCCGGGAACTGGGTATCCTGACCGTTGCCGTGGTCACCAAGCCGTTCCAGTTTGAGGGTGGCAAGCGTATGAGCGTGGCCGAGTCCGGCCTGAAAGAGCTGGGCGAGAGCGTTGATTCACTGATCACCATCCCGAATGAGAAGCTGTTGGCGGTGATGGGTAAGAAGACCAGCTTGCTGGACGCCTTTGCCTCCGCCAACGACGTGTTGCTGGGCGCGGTTCAGGGTATCGCTGACCTGATCACCCGCAACGGTATGATCAACGTTGACTTTGCCGATGTTAAAACCGTGATGTCCGAAATGGGTAACGCGATGATGGGTACCGGTCGTGCCACCGGCGAGAACCGCGCCCGTGAAGCTGCTGAGGCCGCCGTTCGCAGCCCGCTGCTGGAAGACATCAACCTGCAGGGCGCCAAAGGCATCCTGGTCAACATTACCGCCGGCATGGATCTGAATCTGGGCGAATTCTCCGAAGTTGGCGACATCGTTCGTGAATTTGCGTCAGACGCCGCCACGGTAGTGGTGGGCACCGTTATCGATCCGGAAATGACCGACGAGCTCAAGGTGACCGTGGTGGCGACGGGTCTCGGTGGTGAACGTGAGAAGCCCACCAAGGTGGTGGACAACTCACGCACACTGGACGGCAAGACCGATTACAACCAGCTGGATCGGCCTGCTGTGCTGCGTCGTCGTGCGGTTTCGCAGGGCAATGTGGCGCTGGACCAGAGCAAAGAAAGCGAAGAGCAGGGCGTGGACTATCTCGATATTCCCGCATTCCTTCGCCGGCAGGCTGATTGA
- the lpxC gene encoding UDP-3-O-acyl-N-acetylglucosamine deacetylase: protein MIRQRTLKNTIRATGIGLHSGEKVYLTLKPAPVDTGIIFRRTDLDPMVEIRACAENVGETMLSTTLVNDGVRVATVEHLLSAMAGLGIDNCYVELSAAEVPIMDGSAGPFVFLLQSAGISEQDAAKRFIRIKREVTIEEGDKKATFLPFEGFKVSFGIDFDHPVFKGRAQTATVDFSSTSFVKEVSRARTFGFMRDIEKLRAMNLALGGSVDNAIVVDDYKILNEDGLRYDDEFVKHKVLDAIGDLYLLGNSLIGEFRGIKSGHDLNNKLLRKLRAEEDAWEVVTFDDEATAPISYMKPVLAVG, encoded by the coding sequence ATGATCAGACAACGGACACTCAAAAATACCATCCGTGCGACCGGTATCGGCCTGCACTCAGGGGAAAAGGTTTACCTGACCCTGAAGCCGGCTCCGGTTGATACGGGCATCATCTTCCGCCGTACGGACCTCGACCCGATGGTTGAGATCCGGGCATGCGCGGAAAATGTAGGTGAGACCATGCTGTCCACGACGCTGGTAAATGACGGTGTCCGTGTGGCGACCGTAGAGCATTTGCTCTCAGCCATGGCTGGTCTTGGCATTGACAACTGCTACGTCGAACTGAGCGCGGCGGAAGTACCGATTATGGATGGTTCAGCCGGGCCGTTCGTATTCCTGCTGCAGTCGGCCGGCATTTCCGAACAGGATGCCGCCAAACGCTTCATCCGCATCAAGCGGGAAGTCACCATCGAAGAAGGTGACAAGAAAGCGACCTTCCTGCCGTTTGAAGGCTTCAAGGTCAGCTTCGGTATCGACTTTGACCATCCGGTGTTCAAGGGTCGCGCCCAGACCGCAACAGTGGATTTCTCCAGCACGTCTTTTGTGAAGGAAGTCTCCCGTGCCCGTACCTTCGGGTTCATGCGCGATATCGAGAAGCTGCGTGCGATGAACCTGGCGCTGGGTGGCAGTGTGGACAACGCCATTGTGGTCGACGACTACAAGATTCTTAACGAGGATGGCCTTCGTTATGATGATGAGTTCGTCAAGCACAAGGTTCTGGATGCGATCGGTGATCTCTACCTGCTGGGCAACAGCCTGATCGGTGAGTTCCGCGGTATCAAATCCGGTCACGACCTGAATAATAAGCTGCTGCGCAAGCTCAGGGCAGAAGAAGACGCATGGGAAGTGGTGACCTTCGATGATGAAGCCACTGCTCCTATCTCTTATATGAAACCTGTGCTCGCGGTGGGTTAA
- a CDS encoding DUF721 domain-containing protein: protein MSKKNDQKMIFGKAASSPGSTLKALLTKAELHQQAEQQVIDAIPEELAEGTRFVSCTDGELVLATDNASKATRLRFRQHEIMEKLREQELFRFVWKVRIKVSPLRYREKPEVKMTPLSKENARLLEEEAGHTKDKALREVLEKLASHVRD from the coding sequence ATGAGCAAAAAAAATGACCAAAAAATGATCTTTGGCAAAGCGGCGTCCAGCCCCGGCTCTACTCTGAAGGCCCTGCTGACCAAAGCCGAGCTTCACCAGCAGGCGGAGCAACAAGTGATCGACGCCATTCCGGAAGAGCTCGCAGAAGGCACCCGCTTTGTCAGCTGTACCGACGGAGAACTGGTACTGGCCACCGACAACGCCAGCAAGGCTACCCGGTTACGGTTTCGGCAACACGAGATTATGGAGAAACTACGGGAGCAGGAGCTGTTCAGATTTGTCTGGAAGGTTCGCATCAAGGTGTCACCCCTGAGGTACCGGGAGAAACCCGAGGTAAAAATGACACCCCTGAGCAAAGAAAATGCCCGGCTCCTCGAAGAGGAAGCCGGGCACACGAAGGATAAAGCACTACGCGAGGTTCTCGAAAAACTCGCAAGCCACGTCCGGGATTAA
- a CDS encoding M23 family metallopeptidase, which yields MNVIFVGKRHGRSRAIALNAGVVAVLVFTVLALLLAAGWAGYQVAVAKAEAKKPTETELVSTWQDKLQEQRAEVTRVRENVQQQVDALTLRLGDIQGRLLRLDALGQRFVESGLVASDEFNFDQPAAVGGPEDGMGGESYSAPELTDMIEQLERTLDDREKQLRLLDKVASRNKLEDELYLQGRPITWGWLSSPYGYRTDPFTGKRRWHAGVDLAGKEGSDIITVGAGVVTFAGDRFGYGNLVEVDHGDGLVTRYAHAKTIKVETGDVVQKGQVVALMGSTGRSTGPHVHFEVIRNGKSENPEKYIQRASR from the coding sequence ATGAACGTAATATTCGTTGGCAAACGCCACGGCCGTTCCCGGGCAATCGCGCTCAACGCTGGTGTTGTTGCAGTACTGGTGTTTACGGTGCTGGCGCTGCTGTTGGCGGCTGGCTGGGCGGGTTATCAGGTGGCCGTGGCAAAGGCGGAAGCCAAAAAGCCCACAGAGACCGAACTGGTATCTACCTGGCAGGACAAGCTTCAGGAGCAGCGGGCCGAGGTGACGCGGGTTCGGGAGAACGTGCAGCAGCAGGTGGACGCTTTGACACTCCGGCTTGGTGATATCCAGGGGCGGCTTCTGCGACTGGATGCCCTTGGTCAGCGCTTCGTTGAGTCCGGGCTGGTGGCCAGCGATGAATTCAACTTTGATCAGCCGGCGGCTGTGGGTGGCCCCGAAGACGGTATGGGTGGTGAGTCCTACAGTGCCCCTGAATTGACCGATATGATCGAGCAATTGGAGCGCACGCTGGATGATCGTGAAAAGCAGCTGCGATTGCTTGATAAGGTGGCGTCCCGCAACAAGCTCGAAGACGAGCTGTATCTGCAGGGCCGTCCCATTACCTGGGGTTGGTTGTCGTCCCCTTATGGATACCGTACCGACCCCTTCACTGGCAAGCGCCGCTGGCATGCCGGAGTGGACCTGGCCGGCAAGGAAGGCAGTGATATCATCACTGTCGGTGCCGGCGTGGTGACCTTCGCCGGTGACCGCTTTGGCTACGGCAATCTGGTTGAGGTAGATCATGGCGACGGGCTGGTTACCCGTTATGCCCACGCCAAGACCATCAAGGTCGAAACCGGTGATGTGGTCCAGAAGGGGCAGGTTGTGGCACTGATGGGAAGTACCGGCCGGTCGACTGGCCCCCACGTGCATTTTGAAGTGATCCGCAATGGCAAGTCCGAAAATCCTGAGAAATATATCCAGCGCGCAAGCCGCTGA
- the secA gene encoding preprotein translocase subunit SecA: protein MFTKLATKMFGSKNAREIKRMRKTVTRINQLEEALGGLSDTELQGKTAEFRRRLDEGEALDALLPEAFATVREASRRVMGMRHYDVQLIGGMTLHEGRIAEMKTGEGKTLVATAAVYLNALPGKGVHVVTVNDYLASRDAEWMGKLYRFLGLTIGVVVAGQPPEEKRAAYQADITYGTNNEFGFDYLRDNMAFSIDDKVQRGLNFAIVDEVDSILIDEARTPLIISGAAEDSSKLYQAINTLIPGLEKGEVSESGESSGDFTIDEKSRQVELTEAGHEKVEELLLERGLLQEGESLYSAANLSLLHHVHSALRAHHLFQKDVDYIVQGGQVVIVDEHTGRTMPGRRWSEGLHQAIEAKEGLKIQAESQTLASTTFQNYFRLYDKLAGMTGTADTEAFEFRQIYGLDVVVIPPNKPIQRIDYNDLVYLTQEEKFHAIIDEIKDVTGEGRPILVGTASIEASELLSMLLKKARIEHKILNAKQHDSEALIIAQAGRPGAVTIATNMAGRGTDIVLGGNWEYEVAALDNPSEEEVARMKAEWTERHNQVLDAGGLHIIGTERHESRRIDNQLRGRAGRQGDPGSSRFFLSLEDNLMRIFAPERVKNLMQAMGMKKGEAIEHRMVTNAIEKSQRKVEGRNFDMRKTLLEYDDVANDQRTVIYDQRNEVMASDDISEMIDTIRSDVVDAMVSEFIPPQSMPEQWDVAGLEAQLQSEMAIDLPIQQWLDEDSKLYEENLRQKILDAIVTEYKAKEEIAGAEPMRKFEKQVFLQVLDTLWKEHLSNMDHLRRGIHLRGYAQKNPKQEYKREAFNLFETMLDTMKRDVIRVLCHVRVQSREEMEEIERRRKEELEREMARAKLRHDQTSATQGEDAGQGNQAQGTPETFVRQERKVGRNEPCPCGSGKKYKQCCGKVS from the coding sequence ATGTTCACAAAGCTTGCAACGAAGATGTTCGGCAGTAAAAACGCCAGAGAAATCAAGCGGATGCGCAAAACCGTTACGCGCATCAATCAACTTGAAGAGGCGCTGGGCGGGTTGTCGGATACCGAGTTGCAGGGCAAGACCGCTGAATTCCGCCGGCGTCTTGATGAGGGTGAAGCCCTGGATGCCCTGTTGCCCGAAGCCTTTGCCACCGTTCGCGAGGCCAGCCGCCGTGTGATGGGGATGCGTCATTACGACGTACAGCTGATTGGTGGTATGACCCTGCACGAAGGCCGCATTGCCGAGATGAAGACCGGTGAGGGTAAAACCCTGGTGGCCACCGCAGCGGTTTATCTCAACGCATTGCCCGGCAAGGGCGTTCATGTTGTCACCGTCAACGATTACCTGGCAAGCCGTGATGCCGAGTGGATGGGCAAGCTGTATCGCTTCCTTGGCCTGACCATTGGCGTGGTCGTTGCTGGGCAGCCGCCGGAAGAGAAGCGCGCCGCCTACCAGGCAGATATCACCTACGGTACCAACAACGAATTCGGCTTTGACTACCTGCGCGATAACATGGCCTTCAGTATTGATGACAAGGTTCAGCGCGGTCTCAACTTTGCCATCGTGGATGAGGTGGATTCCATCCTGATCGACGAAGCCCGTACCCCGCTGATTATTTCCGGTGCTGCAGAAGATTCCTCGAAGCTCTATCAGGCCATCAATACGCTGATTCCGGGCCTTGAAAAAGGCGAGGTCAGTGAATCCGGAGAAAGCTCCGGCGACTTTACCATCGACGAAAAGTCACGCCAGGTGGAACTCACCGAGGCCGGTCATGAGAAGGTTGAGGAATTGCTTCTGGAGCGAGGCCTGCTGCAAGAGGGTGAAAGCCTGTACTCGGCAGCCAACCTGAGCCTGCTGCACCACGTTCATTCAGCCCTGCGGGCTCATCACCTGTTCCAGAAGGATGTCGACTACATCGTTCAGGGCGGTCAGGTGGTGATCGTTGATGAACACACAGGCCGGACCATGCCGGGCCGCCGCTGGAGCGAAGGCCTGCACCAGGCCATCGAGGCGAAAGAAGGCCTGAAGATCCAGGCCGAAAGTCAGACCCTGGCATCGACCACCTTCCAGAACTATTTCCGTCTGTACGACAAGTTGGCCGGCATGACCGGTACGGCCGATACCGAAGCCTTCGAATTCCGCCAGATCTACGGTCTGGACGTGGTGGTGATTCCGCCCAACAAACCCATTCAGCGGATTGACTATAACGACCTGGTGTACCTGACCCAGGAAGAAAAGTTCCACGCCATCATTGATGAGATCAAGGATGTCACTGGTGAAGGCCGGCCTATCCTGGTGGGTACCGCATCCATCGAGGCCTCCGAGCTGCTGTCCATGCTGCTCAAGAAGGCCCGCATCGAGCACAAGATCCTCAACGCCAAGCAGCATGACTCTGAGGCACTGATCATTGCCCAGGCGGGCCGCCCCGGCGCAGTGACGATTGCAACCAACATGGCCGGTCGTGGTACAGACATTGTGTTGGGCGGTAACTGGGAATACGAAGTGGCCGCCCTGGATAATCCGTCCGAGGAAGAAGTCGCCCGCATGAAGGCGGAGTGGACCGAACGCCACAATCAGGTGCTGGATGCCGGTGGTCTGCATATTATCGGTACCGAGCGTCACGAATCCCGGCGGATCGACAACCAGTTACGGGGCCGTGCCGGCCGTCAGGGCGATCCGGGTTCTTCCCGTTTCTTCCTGTCGCTGGAAGATAACCTGATGCGGATCTTTGCGCCTGAACGGGTGAAGAACCTGATGCAGGCCATGGGTATGAAAAAGGGTGAGGCCATCGAGCACCGTATGGTCACCAACGCCATCGAGAAATCCCAGCGCAAGGTGGAAGGTCGTAACTTCGACATGCGTAAAACCCTGCTGGAATACGATGACGTAGCCAACGATCAGCGCACGGTGATTTACGACCAGCGAAACGAGGTGATGGCGTCTGACGACATCTCCGAGATGATCGACACCATTCGCAGCGATGTGGTTGACGCGATGGTCAGCGAGTTTATTCCGCCCCAGAGCATGCCGGAACAGTGGGATGTGGCCGGGCTGGAAGCGCAGCTGCAATCTGAAATGGCGATTGATCTGCCGATTCAACAGTGGCTGGACGAAGACAGCAAACTGTATGAGGAAAACCTGCGCCAGAAGATTCTTGACGCCATCGTCACCGAATATAAGGCGAAAGAAGAGATTGCTGGCGCAGAACCCATGCGCAAGTTCGAGAAACAGGTGTTCTTGCAGGTGCTCGACACCCTGTGGAAGGAGCATTTGTCGAACATGGACCACCTGCGCCGCGGTATCCACCTGCGCGGTTACGCTCAGAAGAACCCGAAACAGGAATACAAGCGCGAAGCCTTCAACCTGTTTGAGACCATGCTGGACACCATGAAGCGTGACGTCATCCGTGTGTTGTGCCATGTCCGGGTTCAGAGTCGCGAAGAGATGGAAGAGATCGAGCGCCGCCGCAAGGAAGAGCTGGAGCGGGAAATGGCCCGGGCCAAGTTGCGGCACGATCAGACCAGCGCGACCCAGGGTGAAGATGCTGGCCAGGGCAACCAGGCCCAGGGCACCCCGGAGACCTTTGTTCGCCAGGAGCGCAAGGTAGGGCGAAACGAGCCGTGTCCCTGCGGGTCTGGCAAGAAGTACAAGCAGTGTTGCGGTAAGGTCAGCTAA
- the argJ gene encoding bifunctional glutamate N-acetyltransferase/amino-acid acetyltransferase ArgJ, with protein MAVGPGTLPEFYPVAGIKVGIASAGIKKPGRKDIVVFELVPEARVAGIFTRNQFCAAPVVLSRKHLAQGAPRYLLINTGNANAGTGERGVADALRCCEALAAEASVSSDAVLPFSTGVIGEPLPVDKIIKALPEALANTREDRWAEAASGIMTTDTRPKGASVRVDLGGHAVTISGISKGAGMIRPNMATMLGFIATDARIAPDVLQSLASELGEKSFNRITIDGDTSTNDACMLMASGQYDGPEITADSPHLPALREALRQVYLDLAHAIVRDGEGATKFVTIDVSGAASQQEALDVAYTVAHSPLVKTALFASDPNWGRILAAVGRAGVPDLDLGSLEVYLGDVCLVRNGGRAEDYSEDRGQRVMSQEEITIAIDLKRGSVQETVWTCDFSHDYVTINAEYRT; from the coding sequence ATGGCGGTAGGTCCCGGAACCTTACCCGAGTTTTACCCGGTGGCGGGTATCAAGGTGGGGATTGCGAGCGCGGGTATCAAAAAGCCCGGGCGTAAAGACATAGTGGTGTTCGAGTTGGTGCCGGAGGCAAGGGTAGCGGGCATATTTACCCGTAATCAGTTCTGCGCGGCTCCTGTGGTACTCAGCCGGAAACACTTGGCCCAGGGCGCACCCCGCTACCTGCTGATCAACACCGGCAATGCCAACGCCGGTACCGGAGAGCGGGGTGTGGCCGACGCCCTGCGTTGTTGTGAGGCGCTGGCCGCCGAAGCGAGCGTCAGCTCTGACGCGGTGTTGCCGTTCTCAACCGGTGTGATCGGTGAGCCCCTGCCGGTCGACAAGATTATCAAGGCGCTGCCGGAAGCCCTGGCCAATACCCGGGAAGACCGCTGGGCGGAAGCCGCCAGTGGCATCATGACCACCGACACCCGGCCCAAGGGGGCGTCTGTGCGGGTGGACCTGGGTGGCCATGCGGTGACCATTTCCGGCATCAGCAAGGGCGCGGGCATGATCCGGCCAAACATGGCCACCATGCTCGGGTTTATCGCCACCGACGCCCGCATTGCACCCGACGTGCTGCAGTCATTGGCGTCGGAACTGGGCGAGAAGTCGTTCAACCGGATTACCATTGATGGCGACACCTCCACCAACGATGCCTGCATGTTGATGGCCAGTGGCCAGTACGACGGGCCGGAAATTACCGCAGACAGCCCGCACCTGCCGGCGTTGAGAGAAGCCCTTCGCCAGGTATACCTGGACCTGGCCCATGCCATTGTCCGGGACGGTGAGGGTGCCACCAAGTTTGTCACCATCGACGTCAGCGGTGCTGCCAGCCAGCAGGAGGCGCTGGATGTGGCCTATACCGTCGCGCACTCGCCGCTGGTGAAGACCGCGCTGTTTGCCTCGGACCCGAATTGGGGCCGGATTCTGGCGGCGGTGGGGCGCGCGGGCGTGCCGGACCTGGACCTGGGCTCTTTGGAAGTCTATCTGGGGGATGTCTGCCTGGTGCGCAACGGTGGCCGTGCCGAGGATTACTCCGAGGACCGGGGGCAGCGGGTAATGAGCCAGGAAGAAATCACCATTGCCATCGACCTCAAGCGCGGTAGTGTCCAGGAAACCGTGTGGACCTGTGACTTCTCCCACGACTATGTGACCATCAATGCCGAATACCGTACCTGA